In Persephonella sp., the genomic window ATTTCTTTCCTATTGCAATAAAATTATTACAGCATAAATTAAAGCCGAAAAATTAATATAGAGAGGTGAGGAAAGTGTCTGAGTTATTTATAAATTTAAAAAATGAGCTTAAGAATGAGGATTATATTGAAAGGGACTTTTCTGTCCCATTTGATAGCTTAGATTTACCTGAAGAATATTCTTCAAAAGAAAAAGATGTAAAAGTGCATATGTTTATTTTTAAAGAAAAAGATGGATATCTTGTATCCTTGTCCATAAAAAGCGATATCCAGATGGAATGTGACAGATGCCTTGAGCCTTTTAACATGAACTTAGAAGGAACAAGTAATATTTTCCTCTCTAAGAAGAAACTTGAAGGTGGCGAGCTCCACGAAGACGATTTAATAGCAAGGTATCTTGAGGATGAAGAAAAATTTAATGTATCAGAGCTTTTAAGGGAAGAAATACTTGTTCAAACACCGATGAAAGCTCTCTGTGATGAAAATTGCCAGGGCATCTGCCCAATATGCGGTGCAAACAAAAATGAAAATCCATGTGATTGTGAGAAAAAATTAAAAAGAGAAATGTCTCCTTTCGCAAAACTCCAAACCCTTCTGGAAAAGAAAAAATAATTTCAAGGGTCTTCCTTTCTCCCTTCCCCTTTTCTTTAATCTCCGAAATCTTTGAAAAATATTATAATTTATACTCTAAAAATTTATTCTTACCGGGGTAGTAAATGAGTAAAAGGATGGAACATATAAGGAACTTTTCAATAATAGCCCATGTTGACCACGGAAAATCAACTCTTGCAGATAGATTAATGGAATTTACCGGAGCTATTGAAGAGAGGGAAAAGAAAGACCAGCTTCTTGATACACTTGATATAGAAAGGGAAAGGGGTATCACGATAAAGCTTCAAGCAGTAAGACTGAACTACAAAGCAAAAAATGGAGAAGAATATACACTCCATCTAATTGATACACCGGGACACGTTGATTTCGGTTATGAGGTTTCTCGTTCCCTTGCAGCCTGCGAAGGTGCACTTCTGCTGATTGATGCTACACAGGGAATAGAAGCCCAGACTATAGCAACATTCTGGCAGGCACTTGAACAGGATTTAGAAATTATACCGGTCATAAACAAAATAGACCTTCCATCTGCAGATGTTGACAGGATAAAAGAACAGATAGCAGATGTTCTGGGACTTGACCCTGATGAAGCAATACTTGCTTCCGGTAAAGCCGGAATAGGAATTGAAGATATTTTAGAAGCTATTGTAAATAAAATTCCCCCTCCAAAAGGAGAAGAAAACAAACCACTTAAAGCGCTTATTTTTGATTCGTATTACGACTCATACAGGGGTGCCGTTGCTTTCGTCAGGATATTTGACGGTGAAGTTAAAAAAGGAACCAGAATAAAACTGATGTCCACAGGAAAAGAGTTTGAGGTTACAGAAGTCGGAGCGCAAACTCCACATATGACACAGCTTGAAAGTCTAAAAGCCGGTGATGTTGGATATATAGCAGCTGCAATTAAAGATGTAAGGGATATACGAATAGGAGATACAATAACCGATGCAAAAAATCCCACACCTGAACCTGTTCCCGGATTTAGACCTGCAAAGCCCATGGTTTATGCCGGATTATATCCTACAGGCTCTACTCTTTTTGAA contains:
- a CDS encoding DUF177 domain-containing protein, which gives rise to MSELFINLKNELKNEDYIERDFSVPFDSLDLPEEYSSKEKDVKVHMFIFKEKDGYLVSLSIKSDIQMECDRCLEPFNMNLEGTSNIFLSKKKLEGGELHEDDLIARYLEDEEKFNVSELLREEILVQTPMKALCDENCQGICPICGANKNENPCDCEKKLKREMSPFAKLQTLLEKKK
- the lepA gene encoding translation elongation factor 4, translating into MSKRMEHIRNFSIIAHVDHGKSTLADRLMEFTGAIEEREKKDQLLDTLDIERERGITIKLQAVRLNYKAKNGEEYTLHLIDTPGHVDFGYEVSRSLAACEGALLLIDATQGIEAQTIATFWQALEQDLEIIPVINKIDLPSADVDRIKEQIADVLGLDPDEAILASGKAGIGIEDILEAIVNKIPPPKGEENKPLKALIFDSYYDSYRGAVAFVRIFDGEVKKGTRIKLMSTGKEFEVTEVGAQTPHMTQLESLKAGDVGYIAAAIKDVRDIRIGDTITDAKNPTPEPVPGFRPAKPMVYAGLYPTGSTLFEDLRDALEKYSINDAALTYEMESSPALGLGFRCGFLGLLHMEIVQERLEREYDIELITTAPNVIYKVITKKGEEIEVRNPAQMPDPSVIEKILEPYIEANIITPNDYVGAIMQLVQEKRGIQKSFEYIDKKTVLLRYDIPMAEVLFDFHDKLKTATRGYASFDYEFKDYRPGDLVKMDIKINGEPVDALSFIVHRDKAYRVGRNIVDKMREVIPRQLFEVRIQAVIGSKVVASARVAPLRKDVLAKCYGGDVTRKKKLLEKQKKGKKRMKQLGKVELPQEAFLSILKAE